The following coding sequences lie in one Rhinolophus ferrumequinum isolate MPI-CBG mRhiFer1 chromosome 14, mRhiFer1_v1.p, whole genome shotgun sequence genomic window:
- the SNAI2 gene encoding zinc finger protein SNAI2 produces the protein MPRSFLVKKHFNASKKPNYSELDTHTVIISPYLYESYPMPVIPQPEILSSGAYSPITVWTTAAPFHSPLSNGLSPLSGYASSLGPVSPPPPSDTSSKDHSGSESPISDEEERLQSKLSDPHAIEAEKFQCNLCNKTYSTFSGLAKHKQLHCDAQSRKSFSCKYCDKEYVSLGALKMHIRTHTLPCVCKICGKAFSRPWLLQGHIRTHTGEKPFSCPHCNRAFADRSNLRAHLQTHSDVKKYQCKNCSKTFSRMSLLHKHEESGCCVAH, from the exons TGATAATTTCCCCATATCTCTATGAGAGTTACCCCATGCCTGTCATACCACAACCAGAGATCCTCAGCTCAGGAGCATACAGCCCCATTACCGTGTGGACTACAGCAGCTCCATTCCACTCCCCACTATCCAATGGCCTCTCTCCTCTTTCCGGATATGCCTCATCCTTGGGGCCTGTGAGTCCCCCTCCTCCATCTGACACCTCATCCAAGGACCACAGTGGCTCAGAAAGCCCCATAAGTGATGAAGAGGAAAGACTACAGTCCAAGCTTTCAGACCCCCATGCCATTGAAGCTGAAAAATTTCAGTGCAATTTATGCAATAAGACCTATTCAACTTTTTCTGGGCTGGCCAAACATAAGCAGTTGCACTGTGATGCCCAGTCCAGGAAATCTTTCAGCTGTAAATACTGTGACAAGGAATATGTGAGCCTGGGTGCCCTTAAGATGCACATTCGGACCCACACCTTACCTTGTGTCTGCAAGATCTGTGGCAAGGCGTTTTCCAGACCCTGGTTACTTCAAGGACACATTAGAACCCACACTG gggAGAAGCCTTTTTCTTGCCCTCACTGCAACAGAGCATTTGCAGACAGGTCAAATCTGAGGGCTCATCTGCAGACCCACTCTGATGTAAAGAAATACCAGTGCAAAAACTGCTCCAAAACCTTCTCCAGAATGTCTCTTCTGCACAAACATGAGGAATCTGGCTGCTGTGTAGCACACTGA